Part of the Benincasa hispida cultivar B227 chromosome 11, ASM972705v1, whole genome shotgun sequence genome, GAGGTTCTTTTTCTAGGTTGCCTCCCTTTTTGTGGGTTCTTCTTTTGTAGGTCCATGTATCCTTTCAGTTTTTTCTTAATGAAAGTTCGGTTATccataaaaaaacaataacaaacaaAACCAGATGCCACGAAAACCACAACTCTGACCTCTAAGAAGCAAACGGCTGAAGGGGAGCCCATAATGAAAGTAAAAATTAAAGGACAAACGACAGTTGGCGCTAGAGATGCATGCTTCTCATGCTTAAAGATCTCCACTAAACCCcaaattcttttaattcttgGTCAGCATCCGAGTAGGCTCCAATCAACCTTATCAATCCATGAATAGTTTGTTgacttttttcaaaattatatttttactgAATATTTGTTCTAACAGAACATTATTTTAGACATAGTTCTCAAACAAGTATGTTTCTGTAGCTTGTACTTTTGCTTCAAAATTGACTTCCTAGTGTTTATTGACACCTTAAAACTCACCATATTGTGTGATTTGTTTTGGGTACTGCTAGACTTTTAAGTGGCAAGAGTACATTAGCTGGCAAAGGAAGGTAAATGAAGCCAAGGCAAGTGCAGCAGCCTTAAAAACAAGCATGGATTGTCTGAGTTCTGAAAGAAAGCCTCCAGAGAGCAAATGGAGAACCATTTTTCGTAGATCTCCACTCGAACAAGTGCAGGTTGTCAAGAATAATACTTACGATCGAGGATTGTTATACAACATTCATGAGGTCATTTTACCTTTCTCATCAAGACCATCATTTTCACGAAGAAAACCAAAATCTGGCTGAGACTGCtgtaaattaaatgttatgtgAACTGTGTTGTTGTTTCATTCAATGTAAAACATCGATGGGTTGGTCGGTCATGCTGGTTCTTCAGCTTTGAAGGTCGATCGCTTGGTTGATCAGTCTTGGCGGAGGGTGGCCCTCTCGAGATTGTACAATTTCATATGCTCTTGATTTTTGCATTTCTTCATGGCTTTGTGGTGGTGTGCCTTATTGACCTcctaatttttggtttttacgAGTATGTTGTGAAATTTTAgatgttttcttttctaatgTAAACTAATTTAAAAGAAGTTTTGATTTCTAAGCAATTTGTGAGCTTTCGAATGACATGTAACAACTATCTTAATTAGCCTGTTGAAATTATTGAGAATCAAGATAATATGATTTCTTCTCAAATGTCACTGACAATTCTCTTTTCGTTAAAAGAGAAACACCAAACAGAAGAGttctttttattgtttataatataaattttaggaATTTATTGAAAGATAGCCGTGAAGACCAATTTTAATTGTACAATATTTCATTACAAATGAAATGCAGTAATGCCTAACTATTTGTTGCTGGGATTTATAATTTAGGCTAAATTATAGAAATACATTAGGACTTTATCACTTGCtttgaaaattattgtttttcttctaaaaaaaatcattattctttttagagttgtAATCTTATCTTTGATCCTTTGTATCTGTTTCGAATTTACTTTTAAAGTAGAAATATTTTagcattcaaaatgaaaatcaagACTTTAAATGGCTGGAATGTGTGAAAGATTAATGTTAATattgaaactttttaaaaaatagaaatgcTCTTCAAAACAAAGgaattcttttttatatataatttaagtaTAAGCCAATCTATCTATCTTGTTCATTTTCCTCGTGTCATCAAAACTCCATTTTCCTTGTAACTTGATGTTGATTTacttgggaaaaaaaaaaaactatataatttGGCCATATCCAATTTTAGAAAAGTATcccttcaaatttcaaaaggttTATTTTGATCTTCAAACTTTTATATTTTGCAATCAGCTTTTGCCTTTTTTGACTTTTAGTTGTTCGCGAATTTTGAGAAACAATGTCATCCCCTTTGGCCTTGGCCTCATCTCTCTCTACTCTCTCAATAGTCGACCACTTCACATTTGGTGATTTCGTTTTTTTGGTATTGCTTTTGTTGTCCCTCCTTAGGGTTCTTAAttctcattttcaattttatttgtgagaaaatttaaaaaaagaaaaaagaagaaacggATGGAgttcttaatttgagttttgtttgtAGGATTGAATTACTTAGTGGCGCCTTAAGTTAGTTGATTAGGTTGGTTTGGTTTATGAATAGAGTAGATCAGGCCGGAGATTGACTAACTCGAATTTTTAGATTAGTCTAAAAAAATTCCAACCCTATCCAACCCAATGTATATACAGGTTGAGTATCAACTACTATTAATCTATTTTACATATTATAgtttaacaaaaaaatgaatataattgaaataccgaattggtcaatttttttttatctttttttaaatgtaattatgtattttcaaaagatgaaattcaaaatctagATGCTCTGAATAAACatggaaaaatatatttttaaaaaagatcttCCAATTGgatcacataataaaaaatatatatatcaacgAATATTAAATCCATAGTCATATGCTTAACAACTCacttctttaaaattttcaaaataaaaaacatttaggaaaaagaaaaggaaaaaaaaaaaaaaaagtagccgTTACACGCCGAGTCATTAACGGTAAAGAGCAACGTTCGACATTTTCAGATACTCTCCCAACGGCCAAAAATCTAGCCGTTGGGCATCCCACCCCCCtatatcttcttcttcatcttcccaATTCCGCCATTACCAATTCTTCCAAAGAAACTAGAAACAAACCCAATCGAAATTCTCCACTCTGCATAAGAATCAATTCTACAAGAGAAAAACATAAATGGGTTTCTCCATAACCGCAAATCCATCAACCTCAATGAGCCGATCCCATTACCACACTCACAAGCTCTTCCTCTACACAAATTACATCCTCCTCGGCGCCGCCTCGAGCTGCATTTTCCTCACTCTCTCTCTGCGTCTCCTCCCCTCTCTCTGTGGCCTCTCTCTCATCTTCCTCCACATCCTCACCATCGCGGCTGCCGTCTCCGGTTGCGCCATGGCCGCCGCTGCTTCGGCTCGATGGTTCGGTGTCCACATGGTGTTCACCGTCCTGACGGCGATATTCCAAGGATCGGTGGCGATGTTGGTGTTCACAAGAACAGGGGATTTTCTGTGGGAGCTGAAATCTtatgttagagaagaagatGGGGCTGTGATTTTGAAATTGGCTGGTGGATTGAGTGTGGTTATGTTTGTTTTGGAATGGGTTGTTCTTACTTTGGCTTTCTTTTTGAAGTATTATGCGTTTGTGGAAGGTGAAGGGAGTAATAGTAGCAATGGTGTGGGAATGAGGAGTGCTAAAGTTCAGCAGGATGAGGATTTGAAAGATTGGCCATGGCCTTTTCAAGTTTAATTAGGTTTCTTTTTTAGTGTATTTGTGATTCTTTAGTTggaattatataatatttgtgTATGTGGGTTGTTTTTGTTGTGGGTTTTGAGAGATATGTGGAAATTTCTTAAGTGAAATGTTGGTGAATTAAGCTTATAATATGATGATGCTCTGTATTATGTGATGACTCTTTGTTCTTGGGAACTctgtttttttctctctctctctctctctctttctgtatttcttcttttcttcctgtGAGTAAAGGTATATGGTTTCTAAAAACCgaaaattaaaaactattaaatatttataaataattactaaaaatttattataaaaaaatcctGGAAAAATCAAGAAACTTTGCAATATacttcaaaataataattatgtagaattatttttaaaaaaaaaactttaaaaggATTTTTAAAAACCTCAAAAGTTATCATT contains:
- the LOC120090516 gene encoding uncharacterized protein LOC120090516; its protein translation is MGFSITANPSTSMSRSHYHTHKLFLYTNYILLGAASSCIFLTLSLRLLPSLCGLSLIFLHILTIAAAVSGCAMAAAASARWFGVHMVFTVLTAIFQGSVAMLVFTRTGDFLWELKSYVREEDGAVILKLAGGLSVVMFVLEWVVLTLAFFLKYYAFVEGEGSNSSNGVGMRSAKVQQDEDLKDWPWPFQV